A region of Leishmania panamensis strain MHOM/PA/94/PSC-1 chromosome 33 sequence DNA encodes the following proteins:
- a CDS encoding hypothetical protein (TriTrypDB/GeneDB-style sysID: LpmP.33.2450) yields the protein MVPEDTGEADGDEHDEGPKSLKAEGLSTLSAWEAQDCCQRRQAAVIASPASVGDSIDATLPSILEAIHDSKGFSVSPPTTSAAAPADLHVPVVPLRARELEEPIFSQMSQSLLTSAVTSLRDDRLQGSDSLLRSAGHVPLSTVKCASSLASGNEALATRSASSGAYGTVSTVSLNVPAEFLQLQPTERVAASLLAQHEEVRMENEELRRQLESLVRIQEELERRYQQREEAAARVERRHTSEKKVLVLEKEQALAQLGDTHSEELQALRNAEAAARSKADALAKEVVTLRSELSRLQEELQTPVEKRLKCQRHSDESIAAQAKAEAECITFRAAAADAPTERAAEVSAQLMELRKKLWVTEERAAAAELAFQSLCSQLTIGADTTVAATGVGVQATPTLVRDVTADTELAHYVPTSGFFSGSPQAAPTPAAFEETAVLTAVLSAMESDSAGVAFSSPLKSSSQGDGKGEAELSPSGSNSTLEVKSPLSQHRRTAAALQSSSDVCAALKQARLSNAGLLRCRRYRQLLQVAMARVSDGYQRVAREVTATADARAAKVENALSCEVKELRARLEHSQQLLLSHERGRENEESCTHAREDAGCQTTQSSLQDRASVGVVTDTVDVFSINGCRAAATASCRAAAAAAETVTYEEVLTEAQRQLRHERSYIGQLQKEVQSLRASNYAASVLESLTNAVQEMRVAVHRLVRDAVADMELIVSQERPQLQATAMNEGSYTSERVWSDDPRHVFLGRWNSMSDDGKHRLRNTSPARRTNSGHRATTALPSSFSLLDIDFVRAVHKSILRAEAHIQQVSTTLLCDYQRVIPDARTFLSSCEDCQYTTYEIGDPRHSQQMQFSSKGSGCNSLRATGGVFREVPSRPLLEGDGSFYGGGKPPPSQSGPFSTATRKRTAQQQRVYAEMRDLLQRSTPAHGSMTASTTSPSCYSPGGSRWLSGVRPPRTGSSDMSVSPSSQPSPYIAAYVTESAEFHQAASSCLPPNSAARPVRPSADAWLGFAHVVDATQALRNLGCLLDNFRDEAETREARRRQSLQEWQDAILAAVDGVWVRIEDALKHLRRPGAVGGDVLRDTVDREKDAHSVSPMKATSLAIRTDSVDHEPERTRQRPGVQLLPSHVLESPVVSQHVPSRLAEVLSGKTHSKVSGSAVLYA from the coding sequence GGCTGACGGGGACGAGCACGATGAAGGGCCGAAGAGCCTCAAGGCTGAAGGGTTATCGACGCTTAGCGCTTGGGAAGCCCAAGACTGCTGCCAACGCCGTCAAGCTGCAGTCATTGCCTCGCCGGCGTCAGTGGGTGACTCTATCGACGCTACACTGCCCTCTATCCTAGAGGCTATTCATGACAGTAAGGGCTTCTCGGTTTCTCCTCCGACTACCAGCGCGGCTGCCCCCGCTGACTTGCACGTTCCCGTAGTTCCTCTCAGAGCACGCGAACTGGAGGAACCCATATTTTCTCAGATGTCACAGTCGCTTCTGACGAGTGCTGTGACTTCTTTGAGAGACGACAGGCTTCAGGGGTCTGATTCGTTACTGAGGTCCGCGGGTCATGTGCCGCTCTCCACGGTGAAGTGTGCCTCGAGCCTGGCCTCGGGTAATGAAGCGCTGGCGACGAGATccgccagcagtggcgcttATGGGACTGTCTCTACGGTGTCGCTGAATGTTCCGGCCGAattcctgcagctgcagcctaCAGAGAGGGTAGCCGCCTCACTGCTTGCACAGCACGAGGAGGTTCGGATGGAAAATGAGGAACTACGGCGCCAGCTCGAGTCGCTTGTGCGAATTCAAGAGGAACTTGAGCGCCGATATCAGCAGCGTGAAGAAGCGGCTGCCCGAGTTGAGCGACGCCACACATcggagaagaaggtgctTGTATTGGAAAAGGAGCAGGCTCTCGCACAGCTTGGCGATACGCACagtgaggagctgcaggcgttGCGGAATGCCGAGGCGGCAGCTCGGTCGAAAGCTGACGCCTTGGCTAAGGAAGTTGTGACGCTGCGAAGCGAACTGTCGAGGCTCCAAGAAGAGCTGCAGACACCAGTGGAGAAGCGGTTGAAGTGCCAGCGCCACTCAGATGAATCGATAGCTGCGCAGGCGAAAGCGGAGGCAGAGTGTATAACTTttcgagcagcggcagctgacgCGCCAACTGAACGTGCAGCCGAAGTCTCTGCTCAGCTAATGGAGCTGCGAAAGAAGCTGTGGGTTACTGAGgagcgtgccgccgccgccgagctGGCGTTTCAGTCGCTGTGCTCGCAGCTAACTATCGGCGCGGACACCACAGTAGCAGCTACAGGTGTTGGGGTACAGGCCACACCCACGCTGGTTCGAGATGTTACCGCTGACACAGAGCTTGCGCACTACGTGCCTACTTCAGGATTCTTTAGTGGAAGTCCTCAGGCGGCACCGACACCGGCTGCCTTTGAGGAGACTGCTGTGCTGACGGCAGTACTATCAGCAATGGAGAGCGACAGCGCGGGCGttgccttttcctccccGCTGAAGTCGTCTTCCCAGGGAGATGGAAAGGGTGAGGCAGAGCTGTCGCCGTCTGGCTCGAATTCCACTCTGGAGGTGAAGTCGCCTCTTTCACAGCATCggcgcaccgcagccgcgCTGCAATCATCTTCTGACGTGTGCGCCGCTCTCAAGCAGGCCCGTCTATCGAACGCCGGACTTCTGCGCTGTCGGCGGTATCGCCAGTTGCTGCAAGTCGCGATGGCGCGTGTGTCGGATGGATACCAGCGAGTAGCACGAGAGGtcactgccactgctgatGCGCGCGCCGCCAAAGTGGAGAACGCTCTTTCTTGTGAAGTCAaggagctgcgtgcgcgACTCGAGCACTCTCAGCAGCTATTACTGTCCCACgagcgaggcagagagaatgAAGAATCATGTACTCATGCCAGGGAAGATGCAGGATGCCAGACGACCCAATCCAGCCTGCAAGACCGCGCTTCTGTTGGCGTAGTCACAGACACTGTGGATGTGTTCAGCATCAATGgctgcagagctgctgccaccgcctcgtgccgcgctgcagcagcagcagcagagacggTTACGTACGAAGAAGTCCTCACTGAGGCACAGCGGCAACTACGTCACGAGCGCAGCTACATCGGCCAGCTACAGAAAGAGGTACAGTCCCTGCGCGCCTCCAACTACGCCGCATCCGTGCTCGAGAGCCTCACGAATGCAGTGCAGGAGATGCGCGTGGCTGTACATCGACTCGTACGAGACGCCGTTGCCGACATGGAATTGATCGTCTCACAAGAGCGACCGCAGCTCCAGGCAACAGCGATGAACGAAGGTAGCTACACGAGCGAGAGGGTATGGAGCGATGACCCAAGGCATGTCTTCCTTGGGCGATGGAACTCCATGAGTGACGATGGCAAACATCGCCTGAGAAACACTTCACCTGCTCGCAGGACAAACAGTGGGCACCGCGCGACGACCGCGctgccctcttctttctctctattGGATATTGACTTCGTGCGTGCTGTTCACAAGTCTATCTTGCGAGCGGAGGCTCACATTCAGCAGGTCAGTACCACACTCCTATGCGACTACCAGCGAGTTATTCCCGACGCACGCACCTTTCTGAGTAGCTGTGAAGACTGCCAATATACGACCTACGAGATCGGTGACCCGCGACACTCCCAACAGATGCAATTCTCTTCGAAGGGGAGTGGGTGCAACTCACTGCGCGCAACTGGTGGGGTTTTTCGGGAGGTGCCGTCGCGGCCGCTTTTAGAGGGAGACGGAAGTTTttacggcggcggcaagccaccgccgtcgcaaTCAGGGCCCTTCTCAACGGCTACCAGAAAACGAACCGCACAACAGCAGAGAGTGTATGCGGAGATGCGTGATCTTCTCCAGCGATCGACTCCTGCCCATGGCAGCATGACAGCGTCCACAACATCACCCTCATGTTACTCTCCTGGTGGCTCTCGTTGGTTGTCGGGAGTTCGACCACCGCGGACTGGGTCATCAGACATGAGCGTCTCCCCATCTTCTCAGCCATCTCCCTACATTGCCGCCTACGTGACTGAGTCCGCAGAGTTTCATCAAGCAGCTTCATCCTGCTTACCACCTAACTCCGCTGCAAGGCCGGTGAGACCCTCTGCAGATGCGTGGCTAGGCTTTGCGCACGTGGTAGATGCAACGCAGGCATTACGTAACCTGGGATGCCTTCTGGACAATTTCCGAGATGAAGCAGAGACACGCGaagcacggcggcggcagtctCTGCAGGAGTGGCAAGATGCCATCTTGGCTGCTGTGGACGGCGTCTGGGTGAGAATCGAAGACGCCTTGAAGCATCTACGGCGTCCTGGTGCGGTAGGGGGGGATGTTCTTCGTGACACAGTGGATCGTGAGAAAGACGCCCACAGCGTGTCTCCAATGAAGGCCACGTCTCTTGCCATCCGCACTGATTCCGTCGACCACGAGCCAGAGCGAACACGACAGAGACCGGGTGTGCAGTTATTACCTAGTCATGTGCTGGAAAGCCCAGTCGTATCACAGCATGTGCCATCACGgctcgccgaggtgctgTCTGGAAAGACCCACTCAAAGGTGAGTGGTAGCGCTGTTCTCTACGCCTGA
- a CDS encoding succinyl-coA:3-ketoacid-coenzyme A transferase, mitochondrial precursor, putative (TriTrypDB/GeneDB-style sysID: LpmP.33.2460), which yields MLRRSMCRLVGPNKVQTLEQAVAEMKDGISVAVGGFGCVGVPDAIITAMRNKGVKDITLYTDSAGIDGFGLARLIETKQVRRICCSFVGMNKIFKKRYLEGDIELEFVPQGTLAERMRAGGAGIPAFYTATAYGTQRQMGGQIIRYNKNRVPCIISEPKETRQFGERWYVLESTIRSDYAIVKALKADKSGNLVFRGTARNFNIPAAQCGRYVIAEVEQVVENGEIHPDDVHLPGVYVDRVVQASYEVPIEKRTVYGSAAEPSSANQNYDRQKIARRAALEFADGTYVNLGIGIPTEAANYMPANVTVTLHSENGLLGMGPFPTSDKVSADWINAGKQTISFLPGAACFDSATSFAMIRGGHMDLTMLGALEVSSHGDLANWGIPGKLVSGPGGAMDLVACGSRVVVTMSHCNKSGDPKIVERCSLPVTGLHCVNRIITEKAVFDVVNKKLVLKEIAEGLTMDDIQKCTAAHFEVGEVKPIAYAAPMSSSKDG from the coding sequence ATGCTTCGCCGTAGCATGTGCCGCCTCGTCGGCCCCAACAAGGTTCAGACCTTGGAGCAGGCCGTCGCGGAAATGAAAGACGGCATCTCCGTCGCGGTTGGTGGATTTGGCTGCGTCGGCGTGCCAGATGCGATTATTACTGCCATGCGCAACAAGGGGGTAAAGGACATTACTCTCTACACCGACTCGGCGGGTATTGACGGCTTCGGTCTCGCCCGTCTCATCGAGACTAAgcaggtgcgccgcatcTGCTGTTCGTTCGTTGGCATGAACAAGATTTTCAAAAAGCGCTACCTCGAGGGCGACATTGAGCTGGAGTTTGTGCCGCAGGGAACACTGGCGGAGCGCATGCgtgccggcggtgctggcatCCCTGCCTTCTACACGGCGACGGCGTACGGCACACAGCGCCAGATGGGAGGGCAGATTATCCGTTACAACAAGAACCGCGTGCCGTGCATCATCTCGGAGCCGAAAGAGACGCGGCAGTTCGGGGAGCGATGGTACGTGCTGGAGTCTACTATCCGGTCGGACTACGCGATTGTGAAGGCGCTGAAGGCGGATAAGAGTGGAAACCTTGTGTTCCGCGGGACTGCGCGCAACTTTAACATCCCCGCTGCACAGTGCGGGCGATACGTGATcgcggaggtggagcaggtggtggagaacgGCGAGATCCACCCAGACGACGTGCACTTGCCTGGCGTTTACGTGGACCGCGTGGTGCAGGCCTCGTACGAGGTGCCGATTGAGAAGCGGACTGTGTACGGTAGCGCCGCCGAGCCGAGCAGCGCGAACCAGAACTACGACCGTCAGAAGATCGCGCGTCGCGCCGCGCTGGAGTTCGCGGACGGCACCTACGTAAATCTCGGCATCGGCATCCCTACGGAGGCGGCGAACTACATGCCCGCCAACGTGACGGTCACTCTACACTCCGAGAACGGGCTGCTAGGCATGGGTCCGTTCCCAACGTCGGATAAGGTGAGCGCTGACTGGATCAACGCCGGCAAGCAGACGATTTCGTTCCTGCCTGGGGCCGCGTGTTTTGACAGCGCGACGTCCTTTGCAATGATTCGCGGTGGGCATATGGACCTGACGATGCTGGGTGCGCTTGAGGTTTCGTCACACGGCGATCTCGCAAACTGGGGTATCCCTGGAAAGTTGGTCAGCGGCCCTGGTGGTGCGATGGACCTCGTCGCGTGCGGCTCtcgggtggtggtgacgatgTCACACTGCAATAAGAGTGGCGACCCAAAGATTGTGGAGCGGTGCTCGCTGCCAGTGACGGGCCTGCACTGCGTGAACCGCATCATCACGGAAAAGGCCGTGTTCGACGTGGTGAACAAGAAGCTCGTGCTGAAGGAGATTGCGGAGGGTCTGACCATGGATGACATCCAAaagtgcactgctgcccaTTTCGAGGTGGGCGAGGTGAAGCCGATAGCGTACGCAGCCCCCATGTCTAGCTCAAAGGATGGGTGA
- a CDS encoding hypothetical protein (TriTrypDB/GeneDB-style sysID: LpmP.33.2470) produces the protein MMSMSPTATCGVTENGTNLPVSPPPTAASLGDVHGTRSNDSGVRGEHFDERALPLQRHGGGGSRASGEAVDTSSGLRSARHSNSFNHPWNGADAQAPQAQSSATFALRRSASVANCRDKHAYAVELTGWLHLLVWVRWQVIHFLRDLSGVQSFVAWSAWYWSWAQEHPRQAAFHQALSSASFWRGLWSHGLHAKLNHVQYEISRHMFTLKSVFQLIVSYIGAAYRALEQLNTLVMQVQRSCEVMMSPMAAAVSAPVIRTPAAAVGSNFTASPVLTNDANAHRGGGGGGDDFNSNPNSMFWSPVMAGMSGGGSLLVHGPRSRAGSPHRASQSSFVGAAAPVTPYTHHGLDDESEHKSATSVLEEEAEAASSLHGMDELRRAVWSMLKELKAMLCPDGLPLDVLGASDQVRFPWSGGGGIGGGPSVAGLPTATTARPEAQGGLHQSRENALLGVSTLGEAASAAHPSGLRVHFAEGGAPGTHGGSEVSGGRQASVREGARVLLQCVQCSRLLLRRLTVVVQRAHSPPASRHWKRIIVATATIVPPFIWVYTKSPAELAAIARQTVMVGRWMLQSYVIGPAKQLRESLFYVRPGVEDRRGAVERDAVSLANVIRDFHEDMYPNMPLKRLEELRQRTFERLRAGVADPEGMGLIDEQYRHSVRHPIRSILFGDLPRIMLIQLSYQALEVSRVANGIDEVLEGNDINFKIMAMMPVFLAGGLLATWSLLHYRSKYKPVRLRMKLLWRSLFRVISFADNGQGLVLPYLRITAQQHGTRHHTDPTALAVDVPHAQTNLAVAVDRPRSRRLRRHMRSAVAAVGTILGSSLPSRNVEQLGSGGMCDTDATAFSESRSDSESPSDESRNATWGAAPARQLNNYEQGMVLLLSHVMRCMAAEYLRSYAFFHELMEDLNDLESVQSTRYQRLETLKRMRATHTYFF, from the coding sequence ATGATGTCCATGTCTCCAACGGCAACGTGCGGGGTAACAGAAAATGGTACTAATCTGCCGGTTTCTCCTCCAcctacggctgcttctctgGGTGATGTCCACGGCACAAGGTCAAACGACTCTGGTGTCAGAGGGGAGCACTTTGACGAGCGAGCACTGCCGCTTcagcggcacggcggcggaggtAGCAGAGCTAGCGGAGAGGCGGTGGACACCTCCTCAGGCCTCCGCAGTGCGAGGCACTCAAATTCCTTCAACCACCCATGGAATGGTGCAGACGCGCAGGCGCCCCAGGCCCAGTCATCGGCGACGTTTGCACTGAGGCGATCAGCAAGCGTGGCGAACTGCAGAGATAAGCATGCCTATGCAGTGGAGCTGACCGGATGGTTGCACTTGCTGGTGTGGGTGCGGTGGCAGGTGATTCACTTCCTCCGTGACCTCTCAGGGGTGCAGAGCTTTGTGGCGTGGAGTGCATGGTACTGGTCGTGGGCTCAGGAGCACCCGCGCCAAGCCGCCTTTCACCaggctctctcctccgcgtccTTTTGGCGGGGCCTGTGGTCGCATGGCCTGCACGCTAAGCTGAACCATGTCCAGTACGAGATCAGCAGGCATATGTTCACACTGAAGAGCGTCTTTCAGCTTATCGTGAGCTACATCGGCGCAGCTTACAGGGCACTGGAGCAACTGAACACGCTCGTCATgcaggtgcagcgcagctgcgaggtGATGATGTCGCCCATGGCAGCCGCTGTCTCAGCGCCGGTCATACGCACACCAGCCGCGGCGGTTGGAAGTAATTTCACGGCGTCGCCTGTGCTGACGAACGACGCCAATGCTCaccgtggcggaggcggtgggggcgATGACTTCAACTCAAATCCGAACAGCATGTTCTGGAGTCCCGTCATGGCCGGCatgagtggtggtggctccCTGCTGGTGCACGggcctcgcagccgcgcgGGATCTCCGCACAGAGCAAGCCAGAGCAGTTttgtcggtgctgcagccccgGTGACACCGTACACACATCATGGCCTGGACGACGAGTCTGAGCACAAGAGTGCTACCAGCGTATTAGAAGAAGAGGCTGAGGCAGCCTCGTCGTTGCACGGTATGGACGAGCTGCGTCGTGCGGTGTGGTCGATGCTGAAAGAGCTGAAGGCAATGCTTTGTCCTGATGGGTTGCCGCTGGATGTGCTGGGGGCGAGTGACCAGGTCCGCTTTCCTTGGAGTGGTGGCGGgggcatcggcggcggccccTCTGTTGCTGGGCTgcccactgccaccactgcgcgACCTGAGGCACAAGGCGGTCTGCACCAGTCACGTGAGAACGCTCTGCTCGGAGTGTCTACACTTGGCGAAGCGGCCTCAGCAGCTCATCCAAGTGGCCTACGGGTTCACTTTGCAGAGGGTGGTGCACCTGGTACtcatggcggcagcgaggtgaGTGGGGGTCGACAGGCGAGCGTTCGCGAAGGGGcgcgggtgctgctgcagtgcgtgcAGTGCtcccggctgctgctgcggcgcctgacagtggtggtgcagcgcgctcACAGCCCACCAGCGTCGCGGCACTGGAAGCGCATCATTGTTGCGACTGCCACAATCGTTCCGCCGTTCATATGGGTGTACACCAAGTCACCagcggagctggcggcgaTTGCACGGCAGACAGTGATGGTGGGACGGTGGATGCTTCAATCTTACGTGATTGGTCccgcgaagcagctgcgcgagtcCCTTTTCTACGTCCGCCCCGGTGTCGAGGACCGTCGAGGTGCAGTCGAGCGAGACGCCGTATCGCTGGCGAATGTCATTCGCGATTTTCATGAAGACATGTATCCAAACATGCCGCTGAAGCGCCTCgaagagctgcggcagcgcacgtTCGAGCGACTACGGGCTGGAGTCGCGGACCCGGAGGGCATGGGCCTGATCGATGAGCAGTACCGCCACTCTGTGCGCCACCCAATCCGCAGTATCCTGTTTGGCGACCTGCCACGAATCATGCTCATCCAGCTGTCCTACcaggcgctggaggtgaGTCGCGTGGCCAACGGCATTgacgaggtgctggagggcAATGACATCAACTTCAAGATTATGGCAATGATGCCAGTCTTCCTGGCCGGCGGTCTGCTGGCTACATGGAGCCTCCTTCATTACCGCTCCAAGTACAAGCCCGTGCGCTTACGCATGAAGCTCCTCTGGCGCTCGCTGTTCCGCGTCATCAGTTTTGCTGACAACGGCCAGGGGCTTGTTCTACCATATCTGCGCAtcactgcacagcagcatgGCACCCGTCACCATACCGATCCCACCGCGCTCGCCGTTGACGTACCGCATGCGCAGACGAATCTCGCCGTGGCGGTCGATCGCCCGCGTAGCAGGAGACTTCGGCGCCATATGCGTtcagctgtggcagcggtaGGCACCATATTGGGCTCTTCGCTGCCGTCTCGAAATGTAGAGCAGCTTGGCAGCGGGGGCATGTGCGATACGGACGCTACTGCCTTCAGCGAGTCAAGGAGCGATTCGGAGAGCCCGTCCGACGAGTCGCGCAACGCCACTTGGGGTGCCGCGCCGGCACGTCAGCTCAATAACTACGAGCAGGGcatggtgctgctcttgtcgcATGTGATGCGTTGCATGGCAGCCGAGTACCTCCGCTCGTACGCTTTTTTTCACGAGCTTATGGAAGACTTGAACGACCTGGAGAGCGTGCAGAGCACACGATATCAGCGACTCGAGACCCTAAAGCGCATGCGAGCCACCCACACGTACTTCTTCTGA
- a CDS encoding hypothetical protein (TriTrypDB/GeneDB-style sysID: LpmP.33.2480): MAPKKSLATAKKSPRATAAAMSRRDAQHQRALKEKADQEALRQWIDDHDPLLDKAAANPIQMEELFSAKLVHRTFIQRGAGERPYDWSEFRKVLESRTASSPRWFMQLREEDLLAGDDGMEGVTVDCYVIAEATQPTVAPGEYIVKVHWPYSDAEDNAPERILPLEGQGMCWRRVVKTDGSDMNVFLLQKRSEPASAGDSGASATAVLSSSAFGFGAPASRTPAAPASAPAATSMPGFVFGGAPFATAPNPATLTAATTSATPEFKFGFGAAPQPVGEALANTAPDSSNGSSFAFSSGKSATKLFSPGGADFGFSPGTTTPASTAAKPAVSNFFTAAPVAGESGEVKVQPLKTSEVLFALWSRKRLADLAKEIRSGSRIVREDFPLDASKKIKLVMQNDRKDDVVATVRRLLLNRLFAKQDDGVKAIDTWISDCPVFDEALTSALQAFRERQLNELATKSDLFQRLHDQYHAKMEAELQRIIAMRDMAANKELERIDAIVTTIKECKLAEKRSFRLLKFYAKNDVQKFRPFGKISGISEMGESVDVCVPPAHVNVNPFTGKPA; this comes from the coding sequence ATGGCACCAAAGAAGTCGTTGGCGACAGCAAAGAAGTCCCCAAGGGCGACCGCCGCTGCGATGAGTCGGCGAGAcgcgcagcatcagcggGCGTTGAAGGAGAAAGCGGACCAGGAGGCACTCAGGCAGTGGATCGATGATCACGACCCGTTGCTCGACAAGGCCGCTGCGAACCCAATTCAAATGGAGGAGCTCTTCTCGGCAAAGCTGGTGCACCGCACTTTTATTCAGCGTGGCGCTGGGGAGCGGCCATACGACTGGAGTGAGTTCCGCAAGGTGCTCGAGAGtcgcaccgccagcagcccGCGCTGGTtcatgcagctgcgcgaagAAGACCTGCTCGCTGGCGACGATGGTATGGAAGGTGTCACGGTGGACTGCTATGTCATTGCCGAGGCCACACAgccgacggtggcgccgggGGAGTACATCGTAAAGGTTCACTGGCCGTACAGCGACGCCGAGGACAACGCCCCAGAGCGCATTTTGCCGCTGGAGGGTCAGGGCATGTGCTGGCGGCGCGTTGTGAAGACGGACGGAAGCGATATGAACGTGTTTCTTCTGCAGAAGCGCAGCGAGCCCGCCAGTGCGGGCGACAGTGGGGCCTCCGCTACCGCCgtgctttcctcctccgccttcggCTTCGGTGCGCCAGCTAGCAGGACACCAGCCGCGCCAGCAAGTGCCCCTGCAGCCACGAGTATGCCTGGCTTCGTTTTTGGAGGCGCACCCTTTGCAACGGCTCCTAATCCGGCTACTTTAACTGCCGCCACGACCTCGGCGACGCCGGAGTTCAAATTTGGCtttggcgctgcgcctcagCCAGTGGGCGAGGCTCTTGCCAACACTGCGCCCGACTCCTCCAACggctcctccttcgccttcAGCTCCGGGAAGTCAGCAACGAAGCTCTTCTCCCCAGGCGGTGCTGACTTTGGATTTTCACCGGGGACGACAACTCCCGCCAGTACCGCTGCCAAGCCTGCAGTATCGAACTTCTTTACTGCAGCACCAGTCGCGGGGGAGTCTGGAGAAGTCAAGGTACAGCCCCTCAAGACGTCCGAAGTTCTTTTCGCGCTGTGGTCGCGTAAGCGCCTGGCGGACCTGGCAAAGGAAATTCGCTCTGGTAGCCGCATCGTGCGCGAGGACTTCCCGCTGGATGCCAGCAAGAAGATCAAGTTGGTCATGCAGAACGACCGCAAGGACGACGTCGTGGCTACTGTGCGCCGGCTTCTGCTGAACCGACTTTTCGCCAAGCAGGACGACGGCGTGAAGGCAATCGACACGTGGATCAGCGACTGCCCAGTTTTCGATGAGGCGTTGACctctgcgctgcaggcgttTCGTGAGCGACAGCTGAACGAGCTAGCGACCAAGTCTGACCTGTTTCAACGCCTCCACGACCAGTATCACGCGAagatggaggcggagctgcagcgcatcattGCCATGCGCGACATGGCGGCGAACAAGGAGCTTGAGCGCATTGATGCCATTGTAACTACGATAAAAGAGTGCAAGCtagcagagaagcgcagcttCCGCCTTCTCAAGTTCTATGCGAAGAACGACGTGCAAAAGTTCCGACCTTTCGGTAAAATCAGTGGCATCTCGGAGATGGGTGAGTCGGTGGACGTGTGCGTCCCTCCTGCGCACGTAAACGTAAATCCCTTCACTGGCAAGCCGGCCTAG